The Planctomycetia bacterium genome includes a window with the following:
- a CDS encoding TIGR00730 family Rossman fold protein — MVESICVYCGSNPGFDPAFRAAAVSLGTEIGRRGLRLVYGGSHLGMMGVLADAVLASGGQVTGVMPALLVEKEAAHRGLSELRTVDAMHERKMQMADLAGGFVSLPGGYGTLDETFEIATWAQLGLHAKPVVLWNVSGFYDPLFTFLDGIVTAGLLRPQHRALLREARTLEEVFARLAEPVESGGGKWLPGDLR, encoded by the coding sequence ATGGTTGAGAGTATCTGTGTTTATTGCGGTTCCAATCCCGGTTTCGATCCGGCGTTCCGCGCGGCGGCGGTTTCGTTGGGGACGGAGATCGGCCGCCGCGGGCTGCGTCTGGTTTATGGCGGGAGCCACCTGGGGATGATGGGCGTCCTGGCCGACGCGGTGCTGGCTTCGGGCGGACAAGTGACGGGCGTTATGCCGGCGTTGTTGGTGGAGAAGGAGGCGGCACACCGGGGGCTGAGCGAACTGCGCACCGTGGATGCCATGCATGAACGCAAGATGCAAATGGCGGACCTGGCCGGCGGATTCGTCTCGCTGCCGGGCGGCTACGGGACGTTGGACGAGACGTTTGAAATCGCCACGTGGGCGCAACTCGGTCTTCATGCGAAGCCGGTGGTGTTGTGGAATGTGAGCGGATTCTATGACCCGCTATTCACGTTCCTGGACGGCATCGTGACCGCTGGATTGTTGCGGCCGCAACACCGGGCGCTGCTGCGCGAGGCGCGCACGTTGGAAGAGGTGTTCGCGCGGCTGGCTGAACCGGTGGAATCCGGCGGCGGGAAGTGGCTGCCGGGGGATCTGCGTTAA